The genomic DNA TGGGCATACGTCTGTTGCAAATAGGTATTTTTTTAATCTCTTGTCCGAAACGCAAACAAACAAGAAAACGCATGGGCCTGATCAAGCAACCGGTGTCCGGTCATGACGGCACCTTCTTTTTGAATGACGGCTTCATCAAGCAACGTCCAGCCGAGTTCATCTGCCAGTTGGACGAGTTCCCACGGCATCATCGTATTGCCCATCGGTGCGTCTTCTCCGTGCAGGCGGCGGTACGATAACGCTCGTGGTGCCGCCGTTGGTCCAAGCAGACTGATGACGACGAGCGGCGAAACGCGGCTGATTTCTTTAAGCACCGTGACGGGACGCGTCGACCATTCGAGTGAATTGACGGCAAGGACGACATCAAACGTATCATCCGCAAACGGTAATGCTTCGCCGGTTCCGACGACGAAGTCGAGTGCCGGTGATTTGGAACGGGCGATCCGGATCATCTCTTCCGACAAATCAAGTCCTGTGACCTGAAACGCGTCCGCGAGTAACCGGCAGGCCGCACCGTCGCCGCATCCTAAGTCGAGTAAGTTGCCGGATGTGATGACGGACTTCAGAAACGGAATGATTGTTTTCCGGCTGCCTGTCGTCCACATCATCTCCGATCGTTCCGCCCAATCCGTCGCTTTTTGATCCCATAATTGTTCCGTCGGTTTCATGAGAATTCCCCCTTTGCTTTCAGTCTAACAGGAAAATTTGACCAATAGCTGATTTTTTATTGCTACTGAATGATAATTCATTTATGATGGAGAGGTAGAAGGAAGCAGTGGAAAAACGGACGGCTTCTTTTTTTGTCAGAATAATGAATGGTTGTTCATTCAATTACGAATCAGGGGGTCTATCATGGCGAGTCAAATCGGTCAGCCGACCACAGTACACACGACGAAACATATTCAATTCGCCGTCATTATCGGTTCAGGGGTCATGGGTGCAGGGATTGCCGCACACCTCGCGAACGCGGGAATCCGGACATTGATGCTTGATATCGTACCAAAAGAATTAACCGCGCAGGAGACGAAACAAGGATTGACGCTGGATGATGCGGCAGTTCGTTCACGGATTGCCCGTGACAATCGTCAGAAGTTACTCAAACAAAATCCGGCACCACTGGCTTCGAAGCAATTACTCGATTTAATTGAAGTCGGAAACCTCGAAGACGACTTGGAACGCCTCAAAGAAGCGGACTGGGTGATTGAAGTCATCGTTGAACGGCTTGACGTCAAACAACAGTTGTTTGCGACTATCGAACCGTTCTTACGCGAAGATGCGATCGTCAGTTCCAACACGTCAGGGATTTCAATCGAAGCGATGCGTCAAGGACGTTCAGAGTCGTTTAACGCCCGGTTCCTCGGGACCCACTTCTTTAATCCGCCGCGTTACTTGAAGTTACTGGAACTGATTCCGACAAGTGACACGGATCCGGAAGTCGTCCGGTTCATGAAACAGTTTGCAGAAGAACGTCTCGGTAAAGGGGTCGTCATTGCAAAAGATACACCAAACTTCATCGGCAACCGGATCGGCACATACGGTCTGCTCGTCACACTGGATGAGATGAAGAAGGGCGGTTATTCGATCGGGGAGGTCGATTCCGTCACCGGACCATTACTCGGTCGTCCAAGCTCAGCGACGTTCCGGACGCTTGATGTCGTGGGGATCGACACATTCGTTCACGTTGCGAACAACGTCTACGACCTGTTACCGGACGGAGCGGAAAAAGACACGTTCGCCGTGCCGGCAGAAATGAAACGGTTGGTCGACGAAGGGTCACTCGGAGCGAAGTCGGGACAAGGCTTCTACAAAAAAGTCGGCAAACAGATCATGGAACTTGATCTTGCAACTTTTGAATACGTCGAAAAGAAAGCGCTTACTGAACCATCGATCGGTCAAGCAAAAGCTCTTCCGGGCGCCAAAAATAAACTCAAGGCTGTTGTCTTTTCGAAGGACCGTGTCGGTGCCTTATTGTGGCCGATCCATGCGAAGACGTTACTGTACTCGGCTCAACTGACACACGAAATCGCGGATGACATCAAAGCGATTGACGAAGCAATGAAATGGGGCTTCGGTTGGAAAATGGGACCGTTCGAGACATGGGATGCGCTCGGCGTCGAGAAGACGGTTGCGAAGATGAAGCAGGACGGCTACGACGTACCGGCTTGGGTCGACGAGATGCTTGCGTCAGGCGTCACCAGCTTCTACAACGAAGACGGTCAGTTCTATGATGCGCAGACACAAACGTATGTCGGCAGTGCCGTCAATCCGAAAGAAATCCGCTTACGCGACGTCCGCAAATCAAACGGCGTCTTGCTTGAAAACAACGGTGCCCGTCTGCTTGATCTCGGAGATGATGTCGCAGTCCTTGAATTTACGTCGAAGAGTAACGCGATCGGCGTCGACATCATGCAGATGATCGAACAGTCGATTGATCTCGTTGAAAAAAATCACCGGGGTCTTGTCATCGCCAACGACGGCAAAAACTTCTGTGTCGGGGCGAACCTGGCGATGATGTTGATGGAAGCAGAGGATGAAAACTGGTTCGAGCTCGACTGGATCATCAACAAGTTCCAGCAGTCGATTCAAAAAATCCGTTACGCGTCGCGTCCGATCGTCGTTGCCCCACAAGGGATGACACTCGGCGGCGGAACAGAAATTTCGCTTCCGGCGGCCCGGTTGCAGGCCGGTCTTGAAACGTATATGGGACTCGTCGAAGTCGGTGTCGGTCTGATTCCGGGAGGCGGCGGAAACGTCAACACGTATCGTCGTCTGCTCGAAAATACACCGGACGGACTCGTCAACATCGAAAAAGCCGCGCAGAAGACGTTTGAGAACGTCGCGATGGCGAAGGTTTCGAAATCGGCCTTTGAAGCACGGGAACTCGGGTATGTCCGGACCGTCGATCAAATTTCGATGAACCGGGACCACTTGACGTTTGATGCGAAACAACTGGTCCTTGAACTCGACCGGACAGGCTATACGGCGCCAGCACATGCCAAGATTCCAGTCGTCGGTCGTGCCGGGAAAGCGACGCTTGAACTTGCAACCCGCGAGATGTTCTACGGCGGCTATATCTCGGAACATGATTTAAAAATTGCAAGTAAACTCGCACACGTCATTGCCGGTGGGAACGTCTCGTTCGGCACACAAGTCGATGAGCAGTACATGCTCGATATCGAACGGGAAGCCTTCTTGAGCTTGATCGGTGAGATGAAAACACAACAACGGATGCAGCATATGCTTGTCAAAGGCAAGGCGCTCCGTAACTGATGACTGGGGGGATTCGAATGAAGGAAGCAGTAATCGTCGCTGGTGCACGGACACCAGTCGGCAAAGCTAAAAAAGGATCGTTTAAGTCGATGCGTTCTGATGAACTCGCAGGAATCGCCATCAAGGAAACATTGAAACGCGCGAACTACACCGGAGCAATCGATGA from Exiguobacterium sibiricum 7-3 includes the following:
- a CDS encoding class I SAM-dependent methyltransferase — translated: MKPTEQLWDQKATDWAERSEMMWTTGSRKTIIPFLKSVITSGNLLDLGCGDGAACRLLADAFQVTGLDLSEEMIRIARSKSPALDFVVGTGEALPFADDTFDVVLAVNSLEWSTRPVTVLKEISRVSPLVVISLLGPTAAPRALSYRRLHGEDAPMGNTMMPWELVQLADELGWTLLDEAVIQKEGAVMTGHRLLDQAHAFSCLFAFRTRD
- a CDS encoding 3-hydroxyacyl-CoA dehydrogenase/enoyl-CoA hydratase family protein — translated: MASQIGQPTTVHTTKHIQFAVIIGSGVMGAGIAAHLANAGIRTLMLDIVPKELTAQETKQGLTLDDAAVRSRIARDNRQKLLKQNPAPLASKQLLDLIEVGNLEDDLERLKEADWVIEVIVERLDVKQQLFATIEPFLREDAIVSSNTSGISIEAMRQGRSESFNARFLGTHFFNPPRYLKLLELIPTSDTDPEVVRFMKQFAEERLGKGVVIAKDTPNFIGNRIGTYGLLVTLDEMKKGGYSIGEVDSVTGPLLGRPSSATFRTLDVVGIDTFVHVANNVYDLLPDGAEKDTFAVPAEMKRLVDEGSLGAKSGQGFYKKVGKQIMELDLATFEYVEKKALTEPSIGQAKALPGAKNKLKAVVFSKDRVGALLWPIHAKTLLYSAQLTHEIADDIKAIDEAMKWGFGWKMGPFETWDALGVEKTVAKMKQDGYDVPAWVDEMLASGVTSFYNEDGQFYDAQTQTYVGSAVNPKEIRLRDVRKSNGVLLENNGARLLDLGDDVAVLEFTSKSNAIGVDIMQMIEQSIDLVEKNHRGLVIANDGKNFCVGANLAMMLMEAEDENWFELDWIINKFQQSIQKIRYASRPIVVAPQGMTLGGGTEISLPAARLQAGLETYMGLVEVGVGLIPGGGGNVNTYRRLLENTPDGLVNIEKAAQKTFENVAMAKVSKSAFEARELGYVRTVDQISMNRDHLTFDAKQLVLELDRTGYTAPAHAKIPVVGRAGKATLELATREMFYGGYISEHDLKIASKLAHVIAGGNVSFGTQVDEQYMLDIEREAFLSLIGEMKTQQRMQHMLVKGKALRN